The DNA sequence ACCCGGACAGCGCCGACCACATGGCCGCGCTCGCCTCAGGGCTCTACTCGCTCGGGCGCAGCGCGGGCGTCCGCTTCGGCGACGGCGGCGACGTGCGGCAGGTGGTCGTGGAGCTGGACTCCACCCTGCTCTTCGTGTCCACCGCCGGTTCCGGCACCTGTCTCGCCGTGCTCGCCGGGCGGGAGGCGGACGCCGCGGTGCTCGGGTACGAGATGGCGATGCTGGTCAAGAGCGTCCGCCCGTACCTGGTCACAGCGCCGCGTCAGCCCGCCAGTGAGCCCGCGTCGATGAGGCGCTGAGCGTGGGGGCCCCGCACGACGGGCCATGGCTCGACGACGCCGCAGGGCGGCTCATCCGCCCGTACACGGTCAGCAACGGACGCACCAGGCCGACCACGCGGCTCGACCTGCTGTCCCAGGTGAGGGCGACCGGCACCACCCCCGCCGGCTACCTCGGCCCGGAGCACGCCCTGGCCCTCGGCATGTGCGAGGCACCCACGTCGGTGGCGGAGATCGCCGCCCAGCTGAAGCTGCCCGTGGCGGTGACCAAGGTGCTCCTGTCCGACCTCGTCGACTGCGGGGCGATCACCACCAGAGCCCCGGACTTCTACCACAACCCGACTGACCGGTCCCTGTTGGAGGCAGTGCTCGATGGACTACGACGACAGCTCTGACGCCTTCCCCACCGCGCTGAAGATCCTCGTGGCGGGTGGGTTCGGGGTCGGCAAGACGACCTTCGTGGGCGCGGTCAGTGAGATCGCGCCGCTGAGTACGGAGGAACTGCTCACCACGGTCAGCGAAGCCACCGACGACCTGTCGGGCGTGGAGAACAAGACCACGACGACCGTCGCCATGGACTTCGGACGCATCACGCTCGACCCCGAACACGTCCTGTACCTGTTCGGCACGCCCGGACAGGAACGGTTCTGGTTCATGTGGGACGAGCTGTCCGAAGGGGCGCTCGGCGCGGTGGTGCTCGCCGACACCCGGCGCCTGGAGGACTGCTTCGCCGCCGTCGACTTCTTCGAGCAGCGCGGCATGGGATTCATCGTCGCCGTCAACGAGTTCGACGGCGCCTACCGCTACGAGCCCGAAGAGGTCCGCACCGCCATCGACCTGGACCCGCAGGTGCCGGTCGTGCGCTGTGACGCGCGGATCTCCAGCTCCGGCATCCAGACGCTGCTCACGCTCGTCCGCCACCTGCTCGCCCACGCCCCCGCCACGCCCACGTCGGGGGCCCACACATGACCCATGGAGCACGCACATGATGTACGAAGCGACCGGCCGTCTGCTGGTGACCCCGGTGGACAAGGAGGCGCCGGCGCGGGTGCGCAGGCTGCGGGAGCTTGGCCTCGGCGCGCGGGCCGAGCCCGGGCTCGACGCCTTCGCCGACCGGCTCGCCCGGGTCATGGACGCGCCGTACGCCATGGTCAACTTCATCGACGAGGAAGGGCAGTTCTTCGCCGGACTGCACCGGACCGAGGGGGCGCCG is a window from the Streptomyces spectabilis genome containing:
- a CDS encoding roadblock/LC7 domain-containing protein, encoding MASDVPTGQVSDLDWLMSGLVQRVPHTHSAVLLSCDGLVKSVHGLDPDSADHMAALASGLYSLGRSAGVRFGDGGDVRQVVVELDSTLLFVSTAGSGTCLAVLAGREADAAVLGYEMAMLVKSVRPYLVTAPRQPASEPASMRR
- a CDS encoding DUF742 domain-containing protein, giving the protein MGAPHDGPWLDDAAGRLIRPYTVSNGRTRPTTRLDLLSQVRATGTTPAGYLGPEHALALGMCEAPTSVAEIAAQLKLPVAVTKVLLSDLVDCGAITTRAPDFYHNPTDRSLLEAVLDGLRRQL
- a CDS encoding GTP-binding protein: MDYDDSSDAFPTALKILVAGGFGVGKTTFVGAVSEIAPLSTEELLTTVSEATDDLSGVENKTTTTVAMDFGRITLDPEHVLYLFGTPGQERFWFMWDELSEGALGAVVLADTRRLEDCFAAVDFFEQRGMGFIVAVNEFDGAYRYEPEEVRTAIDLDPQVPVVRCDARISSSGIQTLLTLVRHLLAHAPATPTSGAHT